The following are encoded together in the Macadamia integrifolia cultivar HAES 741 chromosome 10, SCU_Mint_v3, whole genome shotgun sequence genome:
- the LOC122092181 gene encoding uncharacterized protein LOC122092181, which yields MNSKGFVRDEMEGRPPDRGKQPLITEYLRPRTTLVPVGVGEGRPKEINGGHKERISDDLSNHRPAEKRSYSTVVGKAIPDVGQLPEPIHAGSLTKIIIPQDTYEERLLRFRFAMIGRVNFRFISLDNIRKEAEKSWNLKGNVKMAPMGKGYILFQFDTEANMASMWRTSLTKVRGQIIRFQPWRPDFDVHTNNPSTKLMWIRFPDLPLKYWHERILLTMAKAVGRPVALDKHTRSTAMGTYACAQVEIEIGAKRLEDFRS from the coding sequence ATGAATAGCAAGGGTTTTGTGAGAGATGAGATGGAGGGGCGGCCACCTGACCGTGGAAAGCAACCTCTGATTACTGAGTATCTCCGACCTAGAACTACACTAGTGCCGGTTGGAGTAGGAGAGGGTCGGCCTAAGGAGATCAATGGAGGACATAAGGAGAGGATTTCTGATGATCTAAGTAACCATAGACCTGCTGAGAAGAGGTCCTACTCTACGGTGGTAGGGAAGGCGATTCCAGATGTTGGGCAACTTCCTGAGCCGATCCATGCTGGATCGCTCACAAAAATAATTATTCCCCAAGACACGTACGAGGAGAGGCTCTTGAGGTTTAGATTTGCTATGATTGGAAGGGTTAATTTTAGATTCATCTCTCTGGATAATATTAGAAAAGAGGCTGAGAAATCATGGAATCTCAAAGGCAATGTCAAAATGGCACCCATGGGGAAGGGGTACATCCTGTTTCAATTCGACACTGAGGCGAATATGGCATCAATGTGGAGGACGAGTTTGACGAAGGTCAGAGGACAGATTATTAGATTTCAACCATGGAGGCCTGATTTTGATGTCCATACCAATAACCCCTCTACCAAACTCATGTGGATTAGGTTTCCGGACCTACCCCTTAAGTATTGGCATGAGAGGATTCTTCTAACCATGGCTAAGGCGGTAGGAAGGCCAGTAGCTTTGGATAAGCACACACGTTCAACCGCGATGGGCACTTATGCATGTGCTCAAGTTGAGATCGAGATTGGTGCTAAACGCCTTGAAGATTTCAGGTCGTGA
- the LOC122090552 gene encoding nuclear pore complex protein NUP98A-like — MFDWSQWNKNLDESPSNMPLGSSTSDSSRLGLGDSSTPAAIGNSSFSLFPGFSMTGQKPIGFGCNPFPIGNPYQTTQEASGNNIFGPKPTSGAFIQPATSQQPGLDASSSQAFGFAAASAFGSTGTTPFVSSAPAFGFGGAVEDSNSISGSGSPASSFCGSFRIALKCATCGSFDWIPHVTQPQHPLFGSTQPLGGSSQSLFAGSITSGSLRIGLKCATCGGFDWVPHLTQPHQHLFHSTTQPLVGSSQPKFASSKTPGFGTTTCFPTRGVKSNPTFGPPTTSTFGSLGTTTCFSTGATSNPTFGTETTSTFGSKGTAFALSSASTSEAVNKPVFGSSTTTAFGSSSALSFSISITPAFSSVESTPFGSSPSLYGVQNSPSVFPKPDFGGQGGGSRVAPYSPLVFLENRSSKMSLGKLMSISAVPTYNDKSHEELRWEDYKLGDKGGSGAAAQSIYVRSTSS; from the exons ATGTTCGATTGGAGTCAGTGGAACAAGA ACTTGGACGAGTCACCATCAAATATGCCACTGGGGTCCTCTACTTCTGATTCTTCAAGGCTTGGCTTGGGGGATTCTTCCACACCTGCGGCTATTGGCAACTCATCGTTCTCCTTATTTCCTG GATTTTCCATGACTGGACAGAAGCCTATAGGCTTTGGGTGCAATCCTTTTCCAATTGGAAACCCATATCAAACAACACAAGAAGCATCTGGGAACAATATATTTGGTCCAAAACCAACCTCTGGGGCATTCATTCAGCCTGCAACAAGCCAGCAACCAGGACTTGATGCCTCAAGTTCCCAAGCTTTTGGGTTTGCAGCAGCTTCAGCATTTGGTAGTACAGGAACAACCCCTTTTGTGTCTAGTGCACCAGCTTTTGGATTTGGGGGAGCAGTGGAGGATTCTAATTCAATATCTGGTTCTGGCAGCCCTGCATCCTCCTTTTGTG GATCTTTTAGAATTGCTCTGAAGTGTGCTACTTGTGGAAGTTTTGATTGGATTCCTCATGTAACACAACCACAGCACCCTCTATTTGGTTCAACACAACCTTTGGGCGGATCAAGTCAGTCTCTGTTTGCTGGTTCTATAACATCGGGTTCTCTTAGAATTGGTCTGAAGTGTGCTACTTGTGGAGGTTTTGATTGGGTTCCTCATTTAACACAACCACATCAGCATCTATTTCATTCAACTACACAACCCTTGGTTGGATCAAGTCAGCCTAAGTTTGCTAGTTCTAAAACACCAGGTTTTGGTACCACTACATGCTTTCCAACAAGAGGTGTTAAAAGCAACCCAACATTTGGGCCTCCAACAACTTCAACATTTGGTAGCCTAGGTACCACTACATGCTTTTCAACAGGTGCGACAAGCAACCCCACTTTTGGGACTGAAACAACTTCAACATTTGGTAGCAAAGGAACAGCCTTTGCCTTATCTAGTGCATCCACATCTGAGGCTGTGAACAAGCCTGTTTTCGGGTCATCAACCACTACTGCTTTTGGCTCTTCAAGTGCTCTATCCTTTAGCATCAGTATAACTCCAGCCTTCAGCTCAGTAGAAAGCACTCCATTTGGATCTAGTCCATCTCTTTATGGAGTTCAGAATTCTCCTTCAG TCTTTCCCAAACCAGATtttggaggccaaggtggaggGAGTAGAGTAGCACCTTACAGTCCTTTAGTTTTTCTGGAAAATCGAAGTAGCAAAATGTCTCTTGGGAAGCTAATGTCAATATCGGCTGTGCCTACTTACAATGATAAAAGCCATGAAGAACTGAGGTGGGAGGACTATAAGTTAGGGGATAAAG GTGGTTCCGGTGCTGCTGCCCAATCTATTTATGTTAGATCAACATCATCATAA
- the LOC122092182 gene encoding uncharacterized protein LOC122092182: MPFNYKKWQKVPQHYKESIWEKDYYEIEIEAKKWVRRKMGIQWKDFRLELKEIYDKSMTIHECFAKRDVRFALDQWKYPIDMWRDVKYPLQEIGEEPLKVDFYKITHIKKNLELVDEESGKKLKEMEDKLEAMPIELQKKKETHESMWTESFGEESHGRVHLVGVGVSPKDIESSKNNVALNRKNEELQNKVEMLEEKMELEKKKNEDVISSMQSQIEKLTQFIMN, encoded by the exons ATGCCATTCAATTATAAGAAATGGCAGAAAGTTCCTCAACACTATAAGGAATCaatttgggaaaag GActattatgaaattgaaattgaagcaAAAAAATGGGTTCGTAGAAAAATGGGTATCCAGTGGAAGGACTTCAGGCTTgaattaaaagaaatatatgataAATCAATGACGATTCATGAGTGCTTTGCAAAGCGTGATGTCCGTTTTGCATTGGATCAGTGGAAATACCCTATAGATATGTGGAGGGATGTGAAGTATCCG CTTCAGGAGATTGGTGAGGAACCGTTAAAGGTCGATTTTTACAAGATAACACATATTAAAAAGAACTTAGAACTGGTTGATGAAGAATCAGGCAAAAAGCTG AAAGAGATGGAAGATAAGTTAGAGGCGATGCCAATAGagttacaaaaaaagaaagagactcATGAATCCATGTGGACAGAATCATTTGGTGAGGAATCTCATGGCCGAGTGCACCTAGTTGGAGTTGGGGTAAGCCCAAAAGACATTGAATCGTCGAAAAATAATGTTGCTCTCAACCGGAAGAATGAGGAATTGCAAAATAAAGTGGAGATGCTAGAGGAGAAGAtggaattagaaaagaaaaagaatgaagatgtGATTAGCAGTATGCAATCACAAATTGAAAAACTTACCCAATTCATCATGAATTGA